The following is a genomic window from Episyrphus balteatus chromosome 1, idEpiBalt1.1, whole genome shotgun sequence.
TCTGATCGCTCAGAGATTTCCTcagagcttaaaaaaaaacgccaTATGAAGATTAGTcgagttgcgtggtttccccactacccgcattcgaactttaggaaaacgtcattttcatgttGCTATAGTTTTGCATCTAttgaagatatctttttgtttaacggcattttaaagcttaagaatagtcatttttcaataaatattgaaaattacgtaataattatccctgaattaaaaacaatttttgaaaatttcccaaataaaaaaattctcttcaaaaaaaaaaaaaaacaaaacaaaaaattggtaattttacttatttttcatggttttagactggctccagaaccttggctattatatgtaggaggCTTATACttgccaaatattaaatatatgtagatatttttcaacGAAATAAATCTTAAACCGACTCGAtagctgtactccttatgcaataattttaagctatttttttaAGCTATAATTTGAAGTATTGAGATTTTGGGGTTTAACggagctgaagcgaaacgaaaatagCGAATATAAACTAAtctagcaaaaaattaaaatttcctaaATTTCCTTTGTCGAGAGGAATAATCTTACAGATTCTATTCAAGTGACACGGAGTGTAATTTTCCTTCAATCATGTCCAACTCATTTTACGTGTAAACACATCATAACCTCACAAGTAAATTTTAGGGATGTTATTTGTGAACCACCCTCTTTGATTCAGGGAATACCCGTATAAAGATTTGCTGTACACATCTGTTTTCGGGAATTCCCCCATTTCCAAAATGTCACATTTTGTTCATGATacaaaaatataggtatattggtatttattgcaatttttaacaaaattactaaaaatattCAACTTTCAAATTGATAACCAACTATAAGCTGCAATTAAAAAtgcataatttcaaaaattcttaacatttttattcttaaaaattaatctacattttataaaaaaagataaataacgACAATCATTAAACTGCAAGAGCCAGTTGGCTCCGCCAATCCAACCCAAATCGGTGAAATAATTTGAGTCAAGAATCTCAGACTTAATCCGCCGAATGGCGAAACACATTCTTAGAACTAGCCCTTGCTAGTtacttatttatacaaaaaagtaGTTAAGTAGGTACATTTTGAACATtagatataaataataattaactaAATTTAATTGGTGTTCGACAAACAGGACActtatttgtttcaaacaaTCCTCTTGATTGGTCCATTTCTAGCAAGCAACTTCGATGAAGATAATGTCCACAATTTAGTACAGTACAAGATGATGCATTTTCTACATCCATGTCTTCAATGCAAACAGGGCAGGTTCTAAGgtctctaaataaaattaataaattttaatcatGTTTTATagcataaataaatttatgttcTTACTGATACACATGGAAATCATTTCCAGTTGCATTAGGATTGTTTGTTAAATATCTTCGTTGTTCGAATATATAATTAGCGACAGCTAAAGCTCCACCAATTATTGAAGCGATCACAACAATCATCGTTTTTCCAGACATTTTATtagtgtttagtttttttttcttataaatttaatttaacgcACTTTCGAATCTCAACTTCTTAGTTGTTTattcttttacaaaataatagGTTTGTTGCAGTGGCACAGCTGCAAAGGTACAGGTAGGTTAGGTACAGCTACAGAGATGTCATTTATCTGAAAGCAGCGGAAAGAGGCACTGCCAGCATTGTGATAGTAGATGGATTCACACTATACAACTTATCGGATGGACATGGCCTGAATGATtcgaaaacgaaatttttcgtttaagatTTCGTTGcgtcatttttgtatggaatttttcttttcgcatcatcagcgtactaggcttaaaatgATGTCATTATCGATTTGGTGTCCAAAAGTATCCAGGGGTGACATTCTGTATCGCATAATTGAACAAACGTTTTCGCGTGTGCGAAAGATTTACTTCAGGGGGGACATTCTGTATGACGAAAACGAACAAACGTTTTCGTTTGTGCGAACGATTTGCTTCATGtaacttgaaaaacgaaaaaaaatcgttcgcGCGTGCGAAAGAAAATAAACGAAAGGGTATTGGCTGACGTTTCTCATCGTTTCTGAGgtttattattcaaaattgctttaaaaatattccaaataaagcaaaaatattttatatcacaaatttttaacttttattgcAGACTGTCCAAACATCCGGATAAAAATTGTATACATAAATGTaaacactttttgaatttttggggGTCTCCGCTTTATTCGAGCGCGTCCTTAATCCTATTTTTGGTTGCAGTGTAAATTGTATAACGTCTCTTCATTTTGTTAATAATGTAAATATGTTGCAGTTGTTCCCGAGACTTCACGGCAGATATTACTGCGGTTTAAATTGTGTCGACCTCCGCAACAGCTCCGGcatttacatatgtatgtataatgtaTATGTATCATTgcatgcaattttttgtttcttgttgttGTGAATGAAGTCCTTTAGTTCAAAAGACAAATTATAGACAAATTACATTTTCCAGAGATAAATTGGTATAAATACTTACATTTGGAcgaaattacatacaaaaaaatgacaactaattcatcaaaaatataaacacaaatgtaaaatttttaaaagtcaaaatgaaatttgaaaGTTTGATGGGATAGGCATGGgacttttgaatttattttattgacataattcaaaaattcataattgCAAGATTTATTTACTTAGTAATCagtcaacaatatttttataatgaaCTTTTTAGCTACGTAGATCTTTATTATTGGCCTTAAATCGTGTACATCTTTTCGATTTTCTACaaaatattgtaacgatgaattaccgaactacttttaagataaaagtctgaacacactacctgctacagtaaaggtagaaatgtgaacggacctttagtaattaagaaactaccctctgaacgcatccaaagaaattccctcgactgctgaatatcccaaaatatcccactggactggaagtatgaagcgccccctcttggaaaggaagcttcgagaagcaaagacgagaaccttcgaagacattctcgaattccgaatttcaggtataaaagggcagcgtggacaccgaccggatacagtttaatcttgaatgtgaaagagtacagtacaaagtgaaataaagtgttggaaattgttagtagtaaataaagtgattgaaaagtgtgtttgtttgagcgaataataaaagtaaattgatttgaaataaagtgtgttcttatttgaacggaaagataagtggaagttaaaataaacgaaataagttttattgtgaacccggaataaaatattacattggtgtcagaaaagtggaataaaacttatttatttgtgcgaatcagataatttcgcgaataaaataaaaagtgcgcgtgtgttttaacaataaacaaagtgtaaaacattttgaaataagtaaaagtgctcgcgttttgaaaagttaaaatgggtaagacattgaatcagttaagtttgactgagctgaaggcggaattaactaaacgaggtcttcctactgctggatcgaaaaatgacctcattattcgcctgcaggattatttaacccagaaaaacgaagatttggatacatttcaattcgaagttgaaatggtagaagaacgagtaagtactagttccgatatgtcatccatgatggctgttctccttgcaaaatttgaagaacagaaagatcaaatggaacagcaacgtaaagaacaaaaggatgaacagaaaaatcttcttgaacaaattgagacacaacgcaatgaacaaagagaacaaatggaacaacaacgaacagagcaaaagagtgaacaacagaatcttctcgaaaaaattgagaaacaacgtaccgagcaaaagagtgaacaacagaatcttctcgaaaaaatggagaaacatctagaagaacatcgcgatgagcaaaagaatcttctagaagaacagaaaaatcttttagagggaaagcttggtgatttcgagaagaagttcactgctcttgacgagcgtgttgaagaaaacaaagaaaagctgttggcaatgcacacaaagttcgaagagaaattccaagacattactaaagagttggacaaggttcgaaaaattaaggcccgagaaagttctggtgagtattcaaagaagaaggaaatgcatccaccaacctttgatggacaaagttcttggtcgatctacaagaaacagtttgaggcagctgccacaacaaatggctgggatgacgaagacaaatgtatagcgctgactcttgctcttagaggtcctgctgctgagttgttacaaactttaccaccagaaaagaatggtaactttaacgctcttgtccaggtcattgaaaaacgctttggagatggccatatgcaggaagtcttccgcgtccaactcaatacaagagtccagaaaagaggagaaactctgcaacaactccaagcagatattgaaaggttagctcatctggcatatccgacagcaggagacgacattatcaatcagtttgcgacagaagcctttgtacgtgctgtatctgatataaatcttcagcgagcaattcgaacagctggaaaacgttcccttcctgaagcattagcgtttgcactcactatggaagcagcagaacaggcttctcaaggcgttcatcgggtaagagaagttacagtggaggaatgctcttgtcaaaaactcgcattccaaagaaaccagcgagacggagctgctcgatgctggaactgtaacaagacaggacatctccagcggcagtgcagattgccaccaagaagaagtgCTTGCcagcactgtggaaacaggaatattgcccaacaacaggtaagcgatacaaccaacactcatcctcaacttgtaagaaccaacttcgaggggcagaagctggtttctggtatcgatggccccagaaccacaattcaagtctcacaaactaaacgagacaacaaaagtctgacagtagaggcaaccataaacaataaccaacacgtggctacaattgacaccggtgccaccgcctctattgtacgaagagacttggtaaaGATGACGTGGCTACATAACATCAACAGCtatcgtctgaagaccgccacaggagaagcagcaagagtgtacggagaagttcgtcttgagatccgtatagcagaactaaagtttttacatgtgtttttggtggcagatatatgtgacgagtgcatcattggaatcgactttatgaaggagcatggaatcattttggatatcggtaatcaagtcctgaaatacagaaatgtagagattccaatggtctatggcagcgaaaactcaacaacaattagaactgtcatcaaagaagacatgtgcctgcctccttcttcagaagtttttgtgtggacgaagttaaaggggaactgtggaaaccatcgatacctcatggtcgaaccagaagttgagcaaagttccgaaaacatcatcatcgggaagactcttgtggcaccaaagaacaacatggtacctgtacggatacttaacatcaaaccgtacccaatcaagcttaagaaaggagaagttgttgggcaatgtgaatctgtgtccgcaataactaagatcaacgagatggacacccagatgactatgaactctgagaaactaaagactcaaattctcaaatcagacaacttgagtcaacatcagcttaatgttgctggaaggcttcttcatgaatatgctgatatcttctcttcacccagcgggcaatacggccgaacacaactggtgcagcatcgaatcgatacaggagacgctaggccgattcgtcaaccagcaagacgtctccccttggccaaacaaagtgaagttgaagaaatgatatcgacaatgaagaaagacgggctgatcgaaaattccaaaagcccttgggcatcaccggtagttctcgtcaaaaagaaggatggaagcactcgattttgtgtcgactaccgcaggctgaatgatgtgacgaagaaagacagctacccactgccaagaatcagcgatactctagatgcaatggaaggagcacaatggttttcgactttggatttgaagagtggctactggcaggtagaaatccatccagaagatcgagaaaagacggctttctccacaggaaatggtctgtggcagttcaatgtcatgccgtttgggctatgtaatgccccagctacttttgagcgcttaatggagtgcgttttaaatggattaacctggaaatcttgcctagtctatttggatgatgtcatcgtttacgggaaaacatttgatgaccattgtgaaaacctaaaggctgtattccagaggctacgagaagcacatcttaagttaaatccaaagaaatgtgcacttttcaagaccgaggttaaatatttggggcatatcatctcatcccaaggagtaatgactgatccagaaaaagttgacactgtgaagaattggccaacccctcaggacaagcatcaacttcggagtttcctcggtctggcaacgtactatcgacggttcgtgaaggattttgcgagaatcgccaaaagcttgcaccagcttacggagaagggtaaaccctttaaatggtcaggtgagtgtgagaaaagctttcaggaactgaagctacggttatgtgaagctcctgtgttggcctatccgactccaggcaaacaattcatcattgacgcagatgcaagtaatgttggagttggtgctgttttatcgcaagttcatgacggagaagaaaaggtcgttgcctatttcagcaaggtactctcgaaacaagaaagaaactattgcgtgaccagaagggaacttctagctctggtattggcaacaaagcacttccataagtacatctatggacagaagttccttcttcgcacagatcatggtgcactaaattggcttttgaacttcaaaaatccagagggtcaagtagcaagatggatcgagatactccagacgtatcaatgtcagattcaacatcgaagaggaaagctacattcaaatgcagacgcattatctcggcgcccgtgcaagcaagactgcaagcattgcacacggctagaggaaaaggaagttgtcgctgtaagaagaacgagagctgatcccatttgcggctggagtaatgaagaactcaggatggcccaacaggaagattcggacatcgaacccatccttgcatggaaggaacatgaagagaaaccagaatgggccgacatctccgaccgaagccccaatctcaaagcatattgggcacaatgggactcacttcatgtgcaagaagggttactcaggcgtaagtgggaatccgcagatggtaaatcttatgtaatgcaactaatcgtacctcagtcaaaggttaatgatgttctccgagagatgcacgagggaacttctggaggccatttaggcatcaacaagacgctggaaaaggtacgccagcaattctactggttacgtatgagagaagacgttgaaaagtggtgccgaaaatgtgatacttgtgcagctagcaaaggaccagctagaaaaatgcaaagcaagatgcatcagtacaatgtgggcacaccttttgagaggattgcaatagacgtggcaggtccttttcccgaaaccaacaaaggaaaccggtatatcctcgtagtgatggattacttcagcaagtggcctgaggcatttgccatcccaaaccaggaaaccaaaacagttgtggataagattgtctttcattgggtgagcaggttcggagtacccatggaacttcattccgaccaaggaaggaacttcgaatctaagatttttcaagaggtttgctcactccttggcatcaagaagacgcgaacaacaccgcttcatccacaatctgatgggatggttgagcgatttaacaggacacttaaagaacacctgtcaaaagtagtcaacgataatcaacgagactgggatcgacatattccattattcttgatggcttatagaagtgcaacacatagttccactggacatacaccatcggaagtcctttttggttctacaatacggctgccaagtgagataaaattcggatgtgttccaaatgagccacaggaaatagatgagtatgttgataacctgaaagaaacactggctgacattcaccaacggacaaggacaaatataaaagcgtctagtgacaggatgaaaacaagatatgacgcgcgagcgacagcaacagggtttcaagaaggagaacttgtgtggttttacaatccccaccgacaaaagggactatcaccaaagctacaacaaaactgggaaggcccttacacagtaataaccagaatcaacgacgtggtttaccgtatacagagaggggtaagaggcaaattaaaggtagttcattgtgaccgtttacatcgttataatggtgaaagtagcaatggagttgttcgggacgaacaatcctaagaggggggcaatgtaacgatgaattaccgaactacttttaagataaaagtctgaacacactacctgctacagtaaaggtagaaatgtgaacggacctttagtaattaagaaactaccctctgaacgcatccaaagaaattccctcgactgctgaatatcccaaaatatcccactggactggaagtatgaagcgccccctcttggaaaggaagcttcgagaagcaaagacgagaaccttcgaagacattctcgaattccgaatttcaggtataaaagggcagcgtggacaccgaccggatacagtttaatcttgaatgtgaaagagtacagtacaaagtgaaataaagtgttggaaattgttagtagtaaataaagtgattgaaaagtgtgtttgtttgagcgaataataaaagtaaattgatttgaaataaagtgtgttcttatttgaacggaaagataagtggaagttaaaataaacgaaataagttttattgtgaacccggaataaaatattacaatattttagttttgttaTCGATTTCTTATCGATTTCAACAAAGTTCTCATACCTAGGAAGACTTACATACACAAtcaaataatactttttttgacACATTTGcgaagagaataaaaaaaacgaaaagtgatACAGAATGTGAACTGCAGCTATCGCACAATTtctttcgtttttgaaaaacgaaagattGCTTTCGTTTTTTACAGAATGTGGCCCCAGGCCATGAAGTAAATCTTTCGCACACGCGAAAACGTTTGTTCGCTTTTGCGATACAGGGGGTACATTCTATAAAAAACGAtcgttcgtttttgaaaaacgaaagaaaattttCGACAGATTCAGAAcaaattctttcgtttttcaagttgtatgAATCAAACCTTTTGCACACACGAAAACATTTGTTCGTTTTCGCCATACAGAATCTCACCCCGAATGTCACCCCAGATTCCAAAAATTTTCTGAGATCTCGGTTCTCggatcacaaaaataaaattgttctgTTTTGgcaaaaagaatttgaaataCCAGTATTTCCctgtattttttgacaaaagatcagaaacaaaacttttgtgggaaatgaaaatttaaattaaattgggaAACTGCTTCTATTTCGATATTTAAAAATGAGTGCGTTCTGTTGAGAATAAAAGAATTATTTGtacacaaaataattttatttaattttatttttaatatgagttttatttgccaaaaagATAAACTAGCAATTATTTTGTATCTCTTGTCGAAAATACTGGGAGATGCTAGTATGTCATGTCGATTTCCATCACTGATctctttaataataataattcgtACTACGAATCCTGAAAAAAAAGTACCACGATTTCAATAAAGCCTAGTACACTGCTGatacgaaacgaaaaattttcaagtcttcaaagtcgacaacgaaaatgccaacgaaaaaatatcatcgagtattctgtcaaagtcaaaataataaaactcaaaattaatttaaaatcgagaaaaatcaaaagataataatttttaaagcaagaaatgaATGAATTATAAGTGAAAAAATCGTCAACACTGCTCTTTTAGactcaagaaaaatgcacagaaaaataaaaagtaagtgacaaaggAGTGAAAACTCTCgaatttttcgctagagctgcgtagtgaaaacgaaaagcaaatcgaaattttccgttcaagatttcgttaacgaaattttgtatggaaaatttcgtttcgcttcagcagcgtactaggctttatatGGAACAATTGCTCGCACAcagttacaaaaacaaataaatcattTGGCAATATCTATTTGCCACAAGAGAAAGAGATCATTGGATTTGCTACAAAAATCTAAGTTTCAAATGGAAATCCAcataactaaattttttttatttttaatgtgagTTTCATATGCCAAAAACTAACAATTATTTTGTATCTCTTCCCATTTTTTCGCATGTCGTCACAAAacactgtgttttttttttttttttgcgtcactagAATAAAGACaggcttttaaattttgtaaaaatgataaaaaaaacatggacaaaattagttttagtaTAGAAAAGTGAAACTTTGTAATAATTTGtgtattttaacaaaatctgCGCTAGGACCTACCATTAGGTACcatagaaaatgcaaaaatagaaGCTAAATTAAAAATGCACTTCTACTATGCACAGTCGTGAATGGTGTTGGCAAATACactaaatttgtatgagaatatTTTGAAACTAACCTAAATCACTAGTTTAATGTAAAAGTAAAGCATAGGGCACCTAGACAAAGAGCCAAgagaaaaataattcaaaaactagctCCACGTTCCATAAACGTTGGCGCTAAAATCAAACGAAAAGTGGTCTTTATTTGATGTTAGTGTGATGATTTGTACCTTCACTGAAGTTATAAATgtgtacaatatttaaaaagccTCAGAATGCAGAATACGAACACTATTATGGTCAAATAGggtaaaataaaaagttcattatttacggttgcatttgaaaaaaaaataaaaatggggtGGTGAGTGGTTTTTGGATGGAAAACAAACCATATAAAATGTTTCAGAACGATATTAGTCCTATTTCTTAGATTTCGAAAGGAGGTACATTTTTGCATCACCAACAAAGGTCGCTAAAAAGTGTAATAGGAAACAATACTTTTTATAATGTGCAACAATCAACTAAAATGCCCGAAATCACATCGCAATAGAAATAAAACTGATGCATATTGGATCAAGATGAAAGTTCATTGGACTAGCCTTCATACTCATCGAATTTAAATGTTATGGAAAACTatgatttctttctttttaagaTGTTACCAAGCATTTTATGTAATTTCTCCACTTTCGTCCGTGATTTTGCACTGTGAAAATGGATTTCCAGTGCAAACTTCGATTTTCTCCTTTTTCGTGGTTAATAATAACAGCTCTTGGTCCATATTGGTCCATAACGCTTCacttttctaaaactaaaaccagTTTGATACAcggtttttcatcatttttactcGATTTGATAACCTGCCTTTATTCTAGTGAATCACTGTGTTTTGTGAAGAGTTGCAAAAAACGCAACTTGTAGCCACACGGTTactgttttgggtttttgtttttgcaatattgtttctcataaatttcttttagaAATACCAAAACCTTGAATCTGGTAAGTTACTTTACCAAACCTCCAAtcgcttttttcttttctaaaatgtCTGCCTTTATTCAAGTGAATCGCAGTGTATTTATTAGGATAACTAAGCATTCGTGACTCGTGAGGAGCATAACGTT
Proteins encoded in this region:
- the LOC129905926 gene encoding uncharacterized protein LOC129905926 translates to MSGKTMIVVIASIIGGALAVANYIFEQRRYLTNNPNATGNDFHVYQDLRTCPVCIEDMDVENASSCTVLNCGHYLHRSCLLEMDQSRGLFETNKCPVCRTPIKFS